From one Branchiostoma floridae strain S238N-H82 chromosome 3, Bfl_VNyyK, whole genome shotgun sequence genomic stretch:
- the LOC118412734 gene encoding transmembrane protein 218-like: MARVLGVGTGLFLLAVIIVLALFLCIAFTKAGGALKNVAVAVVALAVITTVILVALPRQPETAADQQVTVITDDMVIPRTVLLSFMVIFTLLSLAFLVVFDYVEPIYAKPIRTR, encoded by the exons ATGGCAAGGGTACTCGGTGTTGGAACTGGACTCTTCCTGCTAGCTGTGATCATTGTGCTGGCTCTGTTCCTGTGCATTGCCTTTACAAAGGCTGGTGGAGCTCTTAAG AATGTGGCAGTTGCTGTTGTTGCACTTGCTGTAATTACAACAGTAATTCTGGTCGCCCTGCCGCGCCAGCCTGAAACTGCAGCAGACCAACAAGTAACAGTCATAACAG ATGACATGGTGATTCCAAGAACAGTGCTGTTATCATTCATGGTCATCTTCACTCTCCTGTCCCTGGCATTTCTTGTTGTCTTTGATTACGTGGAGCCCATCTATGCCAAGCCTATCAGGACTAGATAA
- the LOC118412463 gene encoding E3 ubiquitin-protein ligase TRIM9-like isoform X1, whose translation MCFFHWLKHSAIYVLTVLYKAASYSLTFGSVGFVMILNTVDFHRHFISTRHFFQGKKSAEPETTVLQATETHTEGETDVLGEDVDTDSLEPDGEEVLVVSDEDEIEDDVADFELTNAPETTNTPETASTPETAKAPEEEEGVAKAEEDNPEDCKPNIPGSEEKCDGTSEEESNLPEGASTASSPHTDGESGNKTPTSDDIEGIKTNIAESQKYLKAALKVYEEDEGITVEETTQDTTALKADDKDEGIPEEGAMEGADVEDGGSDEEESDDDVTSFPCPTCRKNVEFERGRGLESLRRNITLENIIERFRYRELAKGTKRSPVLCDVCDADPPPKATKTCLTCQISYCDNCVRTTHPSNKKAFARHKLVEPQQAKRKVLTCPDHEDEKLNMFCCVDEMPICALCKLVGKHSEHKVAALAQMYRAKKESVADSVSRLEKELKELGAFVTKVKQSITELEMNSESLKSQLSLAIEELCGNLQNRREAMVKEVEQEKEVQLELLQVELATHEEQVKKMDALMMYAKEALKEEDHASFLQSVREVDGSPWTSRNPAGSLPCHQW comes from the exons ATGTGCTTTTTCCACTGGCTGAAACACTCAGCCATTTATGTACTCACTGTGTTGTACAAAGCTGCATCATACAGCCTGACATTTGGAAGTGTGGGGTTTGTGATGATCTTAAATACAGTCGACTTTCACAGACACTTCATTTCTACCCGCCATTTTTTCCAGGGCAAAAAGAGTGCCGAGCCAGAGACTACAGTTCTGCAAGCAACAGAGACTCACACAGAAGGAGAGACTGACGTATTGGGGGAAGATGTCGACACTGATTCCTTAGAGCCAGATGGGGAAGAGGTCCTTGTTGTATCAGATGAAGATGAAATTGAAGATGATGTTGCAGATTTTGAATTAACAAATGCACCTGAAACAACAAATACACCTGAAACAGCAAGTACACCTGAAACAGCAAAGGCACCTGAAGAGGAGGAAGGTGTAGCAAAGGCAGAGGAAGACAACCCTGAAGACTGCAAACCCAACATCCCtggatctgaagaaaaatgtgATGGCACATCTGAAGAGGAAAGCAATTTGCCAGAGGGAGCCAGTACAGCGAGCTCGCCCCACACTGATGGTGAAAGTGGGAACAAAACCCCCACCAGTGATGACATTGAAGGGATCAAAACAAATATCGCAGAATCTCAAAAATACCTAAAAGCTGCACTGAAAGTTTATGAAGAAGATGAAGGAATTACAGTTGAAGAAACAACTCAAGATACGACTGCCTTGAAAGCAGACGACAAAGATGAAGGGATTCCTGAAGAAGGAGCTATGGAAGGTGCTGATGTAGAGGATGGAGGAAGTGATGAGGAAGAATCAGATGATGATGTGACAAGTTTCCCCTGTCCAACGTGCAGGAAAAATGTGGAGTTTGAGAGGGGGAGGGGACTGGAAAGTCTGCGTAGAAACATCACACTGGAGAACATCATTGAAAG GTTCAGGTATCGAGAGCTGGCAAAGGGAACCAAACGATCGCCCGTCCTGTGTGACGTGTGTGACGCAGACCCCCCTCCCAAAGCCACCAAAACATGCCTGACGTGTCAGATCTCGTACTGTGATAACTGTGTGAGGACCACCCACCCCAGCAACAAGAAGGCTTTTGCCAGGCATAAACTGGTGGAGCCACAGCAGGCAAAACGAAAG gtGCTGACCTGCCCTGACCATGAGGATGAGAAGTTGAACATGTTCTGCTGTGTGGATGAGATGCCCATCTGTGCCCTGTGTAAACTGGTGGGGAAACACAGCGAACACAAGGTGGCAGCACTCGCACAGATGTACAGGGCTAAAAAG GAATCGGTGGCAGACAGTGTGTCCAGATTGGAGAAAGAGTTAAAGGAACTTGGAGCATTTGTGACCAAAGTGAAACAGTCCATCACTGAACTGGAG ATGAACAGTGAAAGCTTGAAGTCTCAGCTGTCGTTGGCAATAGAAGAACTGTGTGGAAACTTACAGAACAGGAGAGAGGCTATGGTGAAGGAAGTGGAACAGGAAAAAGAAGTACAGCTGGAG CTCCTGCAGGTAGAGCTGGCCACACATGAGGAGCAGGTGAAGAAGATGGATGCACTGATGATGTATGCTAAGGAGGCACTGAAGGAGGAGGACCATGCCAGCTTTCTACAG AGTGTGAGAGAGGTGGATGGGAG CCCCTGGACCAGTAGAAATCCTGCGGGAAGCCTGCCATGCCACCAGTGGTAA
- the LOC118412463 gene encoding E3 ubiquitin-protein ligase TRIM9-like isoform X2 → MCFFHWLKHSAIYVLTVLYKAASYSLTFGSVGFVMILNTVDFHRHFISTRHFFQGKKSAEPETTVLQATETHTEGETDVLGEDVDTDSLEPDGEEVLVVSDEDEIEDDVADFELTNAPETTNTPETASTPETAKAPEEEEGVAKAEEDNPEDCKPNIPGSEEKCDGTSEEESNLPEGASTASSPHTDGESGNKTPTSDDIEGIKTNIAESQKYLKAALKVYEEDEGITVEETTQDTTALKADDKDEGIPEEGAMEGADVEDGGSDEEESDDDVTSFPCPTCRKNVEFERGRGLESLRRNITLENIIERYRELAKGTKRSPVLCDVCDADPPPKATKTCLTCQISYCDNCVRTTHPSNKKAFARHKLVEPQQAKRKVLTCPDHEDEKLNMFCCVDEMPICALCKLVGKHSEHKVAALAQMYRAKKESVADSVSRLEKELKELGAFVTKVKQSITELEMNSESLKSQLSLAIEELCGNLQNRREAMVKEVEQEKEVQLELLQVELATHEEQVKKMDALMMYAKEALKEEDHASFLQSVREVDGSPWTSRNPAGSLPCHQW, encoded by the exons ATGTGCTTTTTCCACTGGCTGAAACACTCAGCCATTTATGTACTCACTGTGTTGTACAAAGCTGCATCATACAGCCTGACATTTGGAAGTGTGGGGTTTGTGATGATCTTAAATACAGTCGACTTTCACAGACACTTCATTTCTACCCGCCATTTTTTCCAGGGCAAAAAGAGTGCCGAGCCAGAGACTACAGTTCTGCAAGCAACAGAGACTCACACAGAAGGAGAGACTGACGTATTGGGGGAAGATGTCGACACTGATTCCTTAGAGCCAGATGGGGAAGAGGTCCTTGTTGTATCAGATGAAGATGAAATTGAAGATGATGTTGCAGATTTTGAATTAACAAATGCACCTGAAACAACAAATACACCTGAAACAGCAAGTACACCTGAAACAGCAAAGGCACCTGAAGAGGAGGAAGGTGTAGCAAAGGCAGAGGAAGACAACCCTGAAGACTGCAAACCCAACATCCCtggatctgaagaaaaatgtgATGGCACATCTGAAGAGGAAAGCAATTTGCCAGAGGGAGCCAGTACAGCGAGCTCGCCCCACACTGATGGTGAAAGTGGGAACAAAACCCCCACCAGTGATGACATTGAAGGGATCAAAACAAATATCGCAGAATCTCAAAAATACCTAAAAGCTGCACTGAAAGTTTATGAAGAAGATGAAGGAATTACAGTTGAAGAAACAACTCAAGATACGACTGCCTTGAAAGCAGACGACAAAGATGAAGGGATTCCTGAAGAAGGAGCTATGGAAGGTGCTGATGTAGAGGATGGAGGAAGTGATGAGGAAGAATCAGATGATGATGTGACAAGTTTCCCCTGTCCAACGTGCAGGAAAAATGTGGAGTTTGAGAGGGGGAGGGGACTGGAAAGTCTGCGTAGAAACATCACACTGGAGAACATCATTGAAAG GTATCGAGAGCTGGCAAAGGGAACCAAACGATCGCCCGTCCTGTGTGACGTGTGTGACGCAGACCCCCCTCCCAAAGCCACCAAAACATGCCTGACGTGTCAGATCTCGTACTGTGATAACTGTGTGAGGACCACCCACCCCAGCAACAAGAAGGCTTTTGCCAGGCATAAACTGGTGGAGCCACAGCAGGCAAAACGAAAG gtGCTGACCTGCCCTGACCATGAGGATGAGAAGTTGAACATGTTCTGCTGTGTGGATGAGATGCCCATCTGTGCCCTGTGTAAACTGGTGGGGAAACACAGCGAACACAAGGTGGCAGCACTCGCACAGATGTACAGGGCTAAAAAG GAATCGGTGGCAGACAGTGTGTCCAGATTGGAGAAAGAGTTAAAGGAACTTGGAGCATTTGTGACCAAAGTGAAACAGTCCATCACTGAACTGGAG ATGAACAGTGAAAGCTTGAAGTCTCAGCTGTCGTTGGCAATAGAAGAACTGTGTGGAAACTTACAGAACAGGAGAGAGGCTATGGTGAAGGAAGTGGAACAGGAAAAAGAAGTACAGCTGGAG CTCCTGCAGGTAGAGCTGGCCACACATGAGGAGCAGGTGAAGAAGATGGATGCACTGATGATGTATGCTAAGGAGGCACTGAAGGAGGAGGACCATGCCAGCTTTCTACAG AGTGTGAGAGAGGTGGATGGGAG CCCCTGGACCAGTAGAAATCCTGCGGGAAGCCTGCCATGCCACCAGTGGTAA